Proteins from a genomic interval of Trifolium pratense cultivar HEN17-A07 linkage group LG6, ARS_RC_1.1, whole genome shotgun sequence:
- the LOC123889803 gene encoding 1-aminocyclopropane-1-carboxylate synthase 2-like, which yields MSLENKNHQLLSKIATNDKHGENSPYFDGWKAYESNPFHPSKNPQGVIQMGLAENQLCFDLIEEWIRNNPKASICTPEGVNEFRNIANFQDYHGLPEFRNAVANFMSKVRGGRVRFDPDRIIMSGGATGANELIMFCLADPGDAFLVPSPYYPAFVRDLCWRTGVQLIPVQCHSSNNFKITREALEEAYMKAQEGNINVKGLIITNPSNPLGTTIEKETLKSIVSFINENNIHLVCDEIYSGTVFDTPKYVSVAEVIQEMEECKKDLIHIIYSLSKDMGLPGFRVGLVYSYNNEVVNCGRKMSSFGLVSSQTQHFLAAMLSDNKFVDKFLAESSRRLRERREFFTKGLEKVNITCLPSNAGLFFWMNLRSLLKEKTFEGEMKLWRLIINEVKLNVSPGSAFDCSEPGWYRVCFANMDHETVEIALMRIRAFVNGRDKGKNMEIKRWKSNLRLSFSSRRFDEKVMSPHMMSPHSPMPHSPLVRAT from the exons ATGTCTTTGGAAAATAAGAATCACCAGCTTTTATCAAAGATTGCTACCAATGATAAACATGGTGAAAATTCTCCTTATTTTGATGGGTGGAAAGCTTATGAATCAAACCCATTTCACCCTTCAAAAAATCCTCAAGGGGTTATCCAAATGGGTCTTGCTGAGAATCag cTTTGCTTTGATCTAATTGAAGAGTGGATAAGGAACAATCCAAAGGCATCAATTTGCACTCCAGAAGGTGTGAATGAATTCAGAAATATTGCAAATTTTCAAGACTATCATGGATTGCCAGAATTCAGAAAT GCTGTGGCAAATTTCATGTCAAAAGTGAGAGGTGGTAGGGTAAGATTTGATCCTGACCGTATAATTATGAGTGGTGGAGCAACAGGAGCAAATGAATTAATCATGTTCTGTTTGGCTGATCCTGGTGATGCTTTTTTGGTTCCTAGCCCTTATTATCCAGC ATTTGTTCGTGATTTGTGTTGGAGAACCGGTGTGCAACTAATTCCTGTCCAATGTCATAGCTCAAACAATTTTAAGATAACAAGAGAAGCACTTGAAGAAGCTTATATGAAAGCACAAGAAGGAAACATCAATGTGAAAGGGTTAATCATAACAAATCCATCAAACCCTCTAGGAACAACAATAGAGAAAGAAACATTAAAGAGCATAGTTAGTTTCATCAATGAAAACAACATTCATTTAGTGTGTGATGAAATCTATTCTGGCACAGTTTTCGACACTCCGAAATACGTAAGTGTCGCGGAAGTTATACAAGAAATGGAAGAATGCAAAAAAGACCTCATTCATATTATCTATAGTTTATCAAAAGACATGGGACTTCCAGGTTTCAGAGTCGGTTTAGTTTATTCGTACAACAATGAAGTTGTGAATTGCGGTCGAAAAATGTCGAGTTTTGGATTAGTCTCATCGCAGACACAACATTTTCTAGCCGCAATGCTTTCCGACAATAAATTTGTGGATAAGTTTTTGGCTGAGAGTTCGAGAAGGTTAAGGGAAAGACGCGAATTTTTCACAAAGGGACTTGAAAAAGTCAACATTACTTGCTTACCAAGTAATGCAGGGCTTTTCTTTTGGATGAATTTGAGGAGTTTATTGAAAGAGAAAACATTTGAAGGTGAAATGAAACTGTGGCGTTTGATTATCAATGAAGTGAAACTTAATGTTTCGCCGGGTTCGGCTTTTGATTGCTCTGAGCCTGGTTGGTACAGAGTTTGTTTTGCTAACATGGATCATGAAACTGTTGAAATTGCATTGATGAGAATCAGAGCATTTGTTAATGGTAGAGACAAAGGGAAAAATATGGAAATCAAACGTTGGAAGAGTAACCTAAGACTTAGCTTTTCTTCAAGAAGGTTTGATGAGAAGGTTATGTCTCCTCACATGATGTCTCCTCATTCACCAATGCCTCATTCACCACTTGTTCGAGCTACTTAA
- the LOC123892877 gene encoding heavy metal-associated isoprenylated plant protein 39-like, with product MKKFVLKLDLEDDKAKQKALKTVSTLSGIDAITMDMKEKKLTVVGTVDPVKIVSKLRKYWQADLISVGPAKEPEKKEEAKKEEPKKEEEKKEGEKKEEAKKEEEKKEEPKKEEEKKEEKKEEEKKEEEKKKEPTPDPVLEMVKAYRAYNPHMTTYYYVQSMEENPNACVIC from the exons ATGAAG AAATTTGTACTGAAATTAGATTTAGAAGATGATAAGGCAAAGCAGAAGGCCTTGAAGACAGTTTCAACACTTTCAG GAATTGATGCAATCACCATGGACATGAAGGAGAAGAAATTAACCGTGGTAGGAACGGTAGATCCAGTAAAAATCGTGAGCAAACTTCGAAAATATTGGCAAGCCGATTTAATCTCAGTAGGACCAGCAAAGGAGCCAGAGAAGAAAGAAGAGGCAAAGAAAGAAGAACcaaagaaggaagaagagaagaaagaaggggaaaagaaagaagaagcaaagaaagaagaagagaagaaggaagaaccaaagaaagaagaagagaaaaaggaagagaagaaagaagaagagaaaaaagaagaagagaaaaagaaagagccAACACCTGACCCTGTTTTAGAAATGGTTAAAGCTTATAGGGCATATAATCCTCACATGACTACATATTATTATGTTCAAAGTATGGAAGAAAATCCAAATGCTTGTGTGATTTGTTAA
- the LOC123890807 gene encoding C-terminal binding protein AN-like, protein MPHRNNATPLPLIVTLNCIEDCSLELDSLSGVAAVEHIPLSRLSDGKIESAAAVLLHSLAYLPRAAQRRLRSYHLILCLGSADRTVDSSLAADLGLRLVHVDTSRAEEIADTVMALFLGLLRRTHLLSRHALSASGWLGSVQPLCRGMRRCRGLVLGIVGRSASARALATRSLAFKMSVLYFDVHSGQAKMNFPPAARKMDTLNDLLAASDLISLHCALTNETMQIISAECLQHVKPGAFLVNTGSSQLLDDCALKQLLIDGTIAGCALDGAEGPQWMEAWVKEMPNVLILPRSADYSEEVWMEIREKAISILQTFFIDGVIPKNALSDAEESEVDDENEQSDQQYKENALQIIVREQLDDAYSNPESSQKKVGEVKESSSQHQVSSLTLSTSARSEGRRSRSSKKAKKRHIRQKSQQKSDPSAPEKEGTSHRDDTAMSGTDQALSSSSEDSRSRKTPVESLQEPISNQALKSSARLSEKCTELLKDGCIIALHATDRAALYVSRQRVKGGGWILDSMPDVSKRDPAAQFLIIFRNKDTIGLRSIAAGGKLLQINRRMEFVFASHSFDVWENWTLEGSIDEWRLVNCRNPSAVLDHVYIEILAASDEDGITRWLENF, encoded by the exons ATGCCTCACCGTAACAACGCTACGCCTCTTCCCTTAATCGTCACCCTAAACTGCATCGAAGATTGTTCCCTCGAACTCGATTCTCTTTCCGGCGTCGCCGCCGTTGAACACATTCCTCTCAGCCGTCTCTCCGATGGCAAGATCGAATCCGCAGCTGCCGTTCTCCTTCATTCACTCGCCTATCTCCCACGCGCAGCTCAGCGCCGTCTCCGCTCTTACCACCTCATTCTTTGCCTTGGCTCTGCCGACCGTACCGTCGACTCATCTCTCGCCGCTGACCTCGGTCTCCGTCTCGTCCATGTAGATACCTCCCGTGCTGAGGAGATAGCCGATACTGTGATGGCGTTATTCCTTGGTCTCCTCCGCCGTACTCATCTGCTCTCTCGCCATGCGCTATCTGCCTCTGGTTGGCTTGGCTCCGTCCAGCCGCTTTGCCGCGGAATGCGGAGATGTCGTGGCCTTGTCCTCGGGATCGTTGGTAGATCTGCTTCTGCTAGAGCTTTGGCTACTCGCAGTTTGGCTTTCAAAATGAGCGTTCTCTATTTCGATGTTCACTCG GGACAAGCAAAAATGAACTTCCCTCCTGCAGCACGAAAAATGGATACTCTTAATGATTTACTTGCTGCAAGTGACCTTATATCACTCCATTGTGCTCTAACAAATGAGACAATGCAGATTATTAGTGCGGAATGTCTTCAACATGTAAAGCCTG gTGCTTTTCTTGTAAATACTGGTAGTAGTCAGCTTTTGGATGATTGTGCTTTAAAGCAGCTTTTGATTGATGGAACGATAGCTGGATGTGCTTTGGATGGCGCAGAAGGGCCGCAATGGATGGAAGCATGG GTTAAGGAGATGCCTAATGTGTTGATACTTCCACGAAGTGCCGATTACAGTGAAGAGGTTTGGATGGAGATAAGGGAGAAAGCTATATCTATATTGCAAACATTCTTCATTGATGGAGTTATTCCAAAGAATGCCTTGTCTGATGCAGAAGAGAGTGAGGTGGATGATGAAAATGAACAATCTGATCAACAATACAAAGAAAATGCTCTACAAATTATTGTTAGAGAGCAATTAGATGATGCTTACTCAAATCCTGAAAGCTCCCAAAAGAAAGTAGGTGAAGTCAAAGAGTCTTCATCCCAGCATCAGGTTTCAAGTTTGACTCTGAGTACATCTGCTCGTTCTGAAGGAAGGCGCAGCAGATCAAGTAAAAAGGCCAAAAAGAGGCATATCCGTCAAAAGTCTCAACAAAAATCAGATCCTTCCGCACCGGAGAAAGAAGGCACGTCTCATAGAGATGATACCGCTATGAGTGGCACTGATCAAGCTTTGAGCTCCAGCTCTGAAGACTCAAGAAGTAGAAAAACTCCGGTAGAATCTTTACAAGAACCTATTTCCAATCAAGCTCTAAAATCAAGCGCAAGGCTCAGTGAAAAATGTACTGAACTTTTGAAAGATGGATGTATTATAGCTCTGCATGCAACAGACCGTGCTGCGCTTTATGTCTCAAGGCAAAGAGTTAAAGGCGGAGGTTGGATCCTAGATTCCATGCCAGATGTGTCAAAAAGAGATCCTGCTGCACAGTTCCTTATCATCTTCAGAAATAAG GACACAATTGGCTTGCGATCTATTGCTGCTGGTGGAAAATTATTACAG ATCAATAGAAGAATGGAGTTTGTATTTGCTAGTCACAGTTTTGATGTTTGGGAGAATTGGACATTGGAAGGTTCCATAGATGAATGGAGACTGGTGAATTGTAGAAATCCGTCG GCTGTTTTGGATCATGTATACATTGAGATATTGGCAGCTTCAGACGAAGATGGAATCACACGTTGGCTTGAAAACTTCTAA